The following coding sequences are from one Streptomyces dengpaensis window:
- a CDS encoding ATP-binding protein codes for MPVSKVHLLRSTFPAHPSRAAGVRAMLAEHLTHLRLPPEHRDSAVLATDELFANAVQHGSPDDDGTITVTIEYAESELRVTVADCSPALPRLCTADGAEESGRGLAIVAALADDWGTAPADPGSSGKKVWFTLTLRGRP; via the coding sequence ATGCCCGTGAGCAAAGTCCACCTCCTGCGGTCCACGTTCCCCGCGCACCCCTCGCGCGCGGCGGGCGTACGGGCCATGCTCGCCGAGCACCTCACTCACCTGCGGCTGCCGCCCGAGCACCGCGACAGCGCCGTCCTCGCCACGGACGAGCTGTTCGCCAACGCGGTCCAGCACGGAAGCCCCGACGATGACGGCACGATCACCGTGACCATCGAGTACGCCGAGAGCGAGCTGCGCGTGACGGTCGCCGACTGCTCGCCCGCCCTGCCGCGGCTGTGTACGGCGGACGGGGCCGAGGAATCGGGACGGGGACTGGCCATCGTCGCCGCGCTGGCCGACGACTGGGGCACCGCTCCGGCCGACCCGGGCAGCTCGGGCAAGAAGGTGTGGTTCACGCTGACGCTTCGGGGGAGGCCGTGA